A single region of the Enterococcus mundtii genome encodes:
- a CDS encoding MarR family winged helix-turn-helix transcriptional regulator has product MELRKLSQLLYQIKIISQEGTALFEKETGFSLTRYEILMFLQENGECLQNKLQSDLKIDLAAISRHLKILEQKGYVIRKRNENNNREVFVSLSDKAVNELTECEKNHQESDDSLCVSLSDEEIDQLTKLLDKLY; this is encoded by the coding sequence ATGGAGCTGAGAAAGTTAAGTCAATTGCTTTATCAGATAAAAATCATCAGTCAAGAAGGAACAGCTTTATTTGAAAAAGAAACTGGATTTAGTTTAACGAGGTACGAGATCTTGATGTTCTTACAAGAAAACGGGGAATGTTTGCAAAATAAGTTACAGAGCGATTTAAAAATCGATTTGGCAGCTATTTCACGTCATCTAAAGATATTAGAACAAAAAGGATATGTGATCAGAAAAAGAAATGAGAACAATAATCGTGAAGTATTCGTTTCTTTGTCCGATAAAGCAGTGAATGAATTGACCGAGTGTGAAAAAAATCATCAAGAATCAGATGACTCCCTGTGTGTTTCGCTATCAGATGAAGAAATCGATCAACTGACTAAATTACTAGATAAATTATACTAA
- a CDS encoding Fic family protein has protein sequence MAMQSFGTAESYMNSLIQDYYKNANTRDKVIRHLASILANENYLHPFREGNGRTQREVIRSLGLAKGYDSEFNVELDDEMYNLSLDGTVH, from the coding sequence ATGGCGATGCAATCGTTTGGAACAGCTGAGTCATATATGAACTCTTTAATTCAAGATTATTATAAGAATGCAAATACAAGGGACAAAGTTATTAGGCATTTAGCGTCAATATTAGCTAATGAAAATTATTTGCACCCTTTTCGTGAAGGAAATGGGAGGACTCAGCGTGAAGTGATTCGATCCCTAGGCTTAGCTAAGGGTTATGATTCGGAATTTAATGTTGAACTTGATGATGAGATGTATAATTTATCTCTGGATGGGACTGTTCATTGA
- a CDS encoding nitroreductase family protein encodes MNKTLANNDFSDIVFGRKSIRVYDENVKIPHEEMLEMIQEATTAPSSVNLQPWRFVVVESEEAKAKLKPLIRFNTKQNDTSSAMVLIFGDMNCYEYGEEIYDQAVEEGKMPAEVRDEQLAAIIPYYKNFTREQMNDVVKIDSSLAAMQFMLTARSHGYDTNPIGGFEADQLAEAFDLDKERYVPVMILSVGKAVDQGYESVRLASEKITSFK; translated from the coding sequence ATGAATAAAACTCTAGCAAACAATGATTTTTCTGATATCGTCTTTGGCAGAAAATCAATCCGTGTGTACGATGAAAATGTGAAAATCCCTCATGAAGAAATGTTGGAAATGATCCAAGAAGCAACAACAGCACCATCTTCTGTGAATCTACAACCTTGGCGCTTTGTAGTAGTTGAAAGCGAAGAAGCAAAAGCGAAATTGAAACCATTGATCCGTTTCAACACAAAACAAAATGATACATCATCTGCCATGGTCTTGATTTTTGGTGATATGAATTGCTATGAATACGGAGAAGAAATCTATGATCAAGCTGTGGAAGAAGGCAAAATGCCAGCAGAAGTTCGTGACGAACAACTAGCAGCGATCATTCCTTATTACAAAAATTTCACACGTGAACAAATGAATGACGTAGTGAAGATCGATTCAAGCTTAGCAGCTATGCAATTTATGTTAACTGCACGTAGCCATGGATATGATACAAATCCAATCGGCGGATTTGAAGCAGACCAATTAGCCGAAGCTTTCGATTTGGACAAAGAACGTTATGTCCCTGTAATGATCTTGTCAGTTGGTAAAGCAGTCGATCAAGGCTACGAATCTGTTCGTTTAGCTTCAGAAAAAATCACTTCTTTCAAATAG
- a CDS encoding putative quinol monooxygenase translates to MIIINAKFTIKEAKRAEFLEEATQLIEATRKEDGCLSYQLYESTEQVNVFVMVENWRDEQAIEGHNQSPLLQQLFKNMPEYAEKETELNVAKTLA, encoded by the coding sequence ATGATCATCATCAATGCAAAATTTACCATCAAAGAAGCAAAACGCGCTGAATTTTTAGAAGAAGCGACACAATTGATCGAAGCGACTAGAAAAGAAGATGGCTGCTTGAGTTATCAATTGTATGAGTCAACGGAACAAGTAAATGTCTTTGTGATGGTTGAAAACTGGCGTGACGAACAAGCAATCGAAGGACATAACCAAAGTCCATTGTTGCAACAATTGTTCAAAAATATGCCTGAATATGCAGAAAAAGAAACAGAATTGAATGTCGCGAAAACACTTGCTTAA
- the budA gene encoding acetolactate decarboxylase: MTEKVLYQHGTLGALMAGLMDGTTSIAGVLKYGTLGLGTLHGLDGEVIFLDGEAYQGRSDGALIHLSGEESTPYAAITAFSADRSFTVQHLSSEALKEKILKDEAGKNLFLAVKISGLFKDMHIRIMPKQEKPYRRLAKISESQPEFHRSDIQGTIVGFYTPELFQGVAAAGFHLHFIDDEKTFGGHILDFTVSQGTVEISQMESLVQHFPTNDPTFIQNEIDYADLAAEIEQAE, encoded by the coding sequence ATGACAGAGAAAGTATTATATCAACATGGTACATTAGGTGCGCTAATGGCGGGACTGATGGACGGGACTACTTCCATTGCGGGGGTCTTGAAGTACGGTACACTAGGTCTTGGAACATTACATGGGTTAGACGGCGAAGTGATATTTTTAGACGGTGAAGCCTATCAAGGTAGATCAGATGGTGCATTGATCCATTTGTCCGGAGAAGAGTCCACTCCTTATGCGGCAATCACTGCATTTTCAGCGGACCGTTCATTTACAGTCCAACATCTATCTAGCGAAGCATTAAAAGAAAAAATCCTGAAGGACGAAGCAGGGAAAAATCTCTTTTTAGCAGTCAAGATCAGCGGTTTATTTAAAGATATGCATATCCGGATCATGCCAAAACAAGAAAAACCATATCGACGCTTAGCGAAGATCTCAGAATCCCAGCCAGAGTTTCATCGATCAGATATTCAAGGGACAATTGTTGGGTTTTATACACCGGAATTATTTCAAGGGGTGGCTGCTGCAGGCTTCCATTTGCATTTTATTGACGATGAGAAAACATTTGGAGGGCATATCCTCGATTTTACTGTGTCGCAAGGAACAGTAGAAATCAGTCAAATGGAATCTTTGGTGCAACATTTTCCGACGAATGATCCGACTTTTATCCAAAATGAAATCGACTATGCAGATCTAGCTGCTGAAATCGAGCAAGCAGAATGA
- a CDS encoding GAF domain-containing protein, with translation MLWTEKEKRDAYEILLLQQKGLLEAEDNWLANLANSSALLNETLPQTVFAGYYLYDGQELILGPFQGRVSCTRIKMGKGVCGEAAEKQKTLIVANVKTHENYISCDSAAQSEIVVPMIKEGRLIGVLDIDCGVTEGYDALDQEFLEQYVELLLGDFPVNVMK, from the coding sequence ATGTTATGGACAGAAAAAGAAAAAAGAGATGCTTATGAAATTTTGCTACTCCAACAAAAAGGACTTTTAGAAGCAGAAGACAACTGGTTGGCCAATTTAGCTAATTCCTCTGCATTATTGAATGAAACATTACCTCAAACAGTCTTTGCCGGCTATTATTTATATGATGGACAAGAATTGATTTTAGGCCCTTTCCAAGGTAGAGTGTCATGTACCCGTATCAAAATGGGAAAAGGTGTTTGTGGCGAAGCAGCAGAAAAACAAAAAACATTGATCGTTGCGAATGTGAAAACCCATGAAAATTATATTTCATGTGATTCAGCCGCACAATCTGAAATCGTAGTACCTATGATCAAAGAAGGTCGATTGATCGGAGTACTTGATATCGATTGTGGTGTGACCGAGGGCTACGATGCTTTAGATCAAGAATTTTTGGAACAATATGTTGAGTTATTGTTAGGTGATTTTCCTGTAAATGTTATGAAATAA